In Leptospira perdikensis, the genomic window AGAAAATTATAGTAGTGAAAGTATATCTGGTTGGGTTAAAGGAAAAGCTAAATAACCACTACTAAAGTTTGTTAGCAGTGGTTGTTTCTTTAATTCAACGTAAATCGAATCGGAACGAGCACTTTTACTGTGATGGCTTTCCCTTCTAAGATAGAGGGAGAAAACCGCTTCTTTCGGTAAACTTTGATAGCTTCTTCTTCGAGTCCACCACCTAACTGTTTTCCTACGGATCTTACTCGTAAAACTTCGCCTGTGTTTCCAATGATGACTTCTAAAGTCATAGTTCCTGTAACACCCAGAGCTTTTGCATCAGAAGTATATTCAGGTCGAACATTAGGGGATAAATCAACAGGTGATGTGGCACCAGAAACAATTGGATCCGAAGCTCCAGCGATACGCGGGTCTTCTTTTTTATCTTCTTTTTCTTTATCGGTAAGATCAAAATCCCCATCAGTTGGTTTGGAATCAGTAGATGGTTCTTGGATTTGGACGTTGTCGATGAAGGCTACTTCTTCCACAAGGTCATCCAAACTATCTGTATCCAAATGAGGAGTGAACCAAAAAAGAATGATGATGGCTTGGAGAAACGCTGAAATCGCAAGACCGGTTTCAATTCGGTATCTGTCGATGAACCGATGGATCCTTTCTCGTTTGGATCTTTTATGTGTAACAACTGTTCCGTTCACGTTACTTCCCTTGTAATCCGCCACCTTGGGTGGTCTTGGTGACAAGGGAAACCTTTAAGGCCCCAATTTCTCTGAGGGTTTCGAACACACTATCTAACTCTTCGTAAGTTAAATCTTGATCCGCATGGATCAAAACTTTCAAGTCCGGTGTGGTAGAAAGTTTTGCGCGAATTTCACTCATGGCTTCGTTTAGTTCCATTTTTACAGAGTTGAAATAGACAGTTCTCTTTTCATCAGCAGTTAGATAAAGATTGGCAATCTTTTTGTTTAACTGTTCTCCACCAGGAACATCTGGTAGATTGATGGGAAGGTCTGGATCCGAATCCAATACGGAGGTTACCATAAAGAACACGAGAAGTAAGAAGGCAATGTCTGCCATCGAACTTACGGGAACTGAAGGTGCGACTCTCTTTCTTCGTAACATATTATTTCTTCTTTCTCACTGAGATTTTTTCAAATCCACGTAATTGGACAGCTGATAAGGCATCCAACATCTTTGCATATTTGGTATCACCGGTTGTAACAATGAGCGCTAGTTTGTTTTTAAGATCCGGGATTTCCATTTGGTTTAGGTCATCACGAAATTCTTTTAAACTAGAATATTCTTTGGTTCCGAATGCTGTATTACGCATTTTGTATCTGTCTTGGGTTACCAAAATTTCATATACATTCTTACGTAAAAAAGGCTGAGGTTCGGATTGTTTGCGAGGAAGAGAAATGTTAAGTCCTTCCTTTACAAAGAATACAGCAGTCACCATAAAAAATACCAAGAGTAGAAAGGCAATATCCGACATAGATGCTGCCGATATTTCCTCTAGTTCTTGTTTTTTCTTTAACTTAATCATGGTTAGTTACTTTCCGTAGTTTACGCTTTGTGACCGGCTTTGAGTTTTAAATATTCTTTGTAGATTTTGTTTGCAGCTTCTTCTACTTCAGAAGTAAAGAAAGCAACTCGACCTTGTAAGTATTGGTAGAATGTCATTGCAGGAATAGCAACGATAAGTCCAGCAGCAGTTGTGATTAACGCTTCTTTGATACCACCAGCAACCACTTTCGCGTTTACTTGGTCAGCATTCGCAATTGCATCAAATGCGTTGATCATACCAGATACAGTTCCGAGGAATCCAACGAGTGGTGCAATGGTAGAAACAGCAGAAAGAACTGTGAGACCTTTTTCGAGGAGTGTCATAACTTCACCAGCTTCTCTTTCAATACCAGATGCAAAAATCTCAGGATCGTTTTGAGAAACTTCCATACCATTTTTTAATACATCAGTAATTCGTTGGCCTTCGTTTGCTTTTAAGAAATCTTCAATACCTTTCATACCAGATGTATCAATTGCATCTTGTAAATCTTGGTTGTAACCTTTTCTCAAAAGTTTTGCTGTAAAGAAAAAGTAGATTCTTTCTAGAATTACACCAAATGCAACGATAGAAGAAAGAAGCAGTGGCCACATAGACCATCCACCAGTCAAAAACAAACTTACGAGTCCGATTTCAGATTCTTTTTGTGGTGCTTCGGCAGGAGCTTCTGCAACGGGAGCAGCAGTTTCAGTCGGAGTTTCCGCTGTTTGTGTAGATTCAGTTGTTGGTGCAGCAGGTGCTGTTTGTGCTTCGAGTTTTCCTGCAATAGTAAAGATTGTGATGAGGGCGATCACAAAAGACAAAGTGACTTTCGCTTTTGTCTGGTTACATGAAAATTTCATGAATGTCTCCATATCTAATTGATATGTTTCAAATCTAGAATATCCTTGTTACAAATAGATTACAGAGAAATGACAAAGAGGGAAATTAGAATGAGGAAAAGATCTCTTTCAGTTTAGGAATTCCTTCTAGAAACAAAGCAGGACCTGGTTGTAATATAATACTTGGATCCATTTCAAAAATTTTGTTATTTTGGATGGCTGAAATGTTTTGCCATTCGGGTTTGTTTCGCACCCAATCCCAGTCCATAACTTTCCCACACCAAGAACCTACGTAAATATCGGGATTGGCATCTGTAACCTCTTCGGCCGTGATGATCCGGTCTTTGGCTAGTTTTCTGTCCTTTAGATGCGAAAAACTGTCTACTCCACCAGCAAGTTCGATTGCTTCGCTCACCCATTGGATTCCCGTGATGATGGGTTCGTCCCATTCTTGGAAGAATACTTTGGGTTTGTTTGTTTTGGATTCGTTTTCCTGTTTCCAAAGGGTGATCTGATTTTGCCATTCTTCGATGAGAGATTTTGCCTTTTCGGCTTGGCCCACAAGATTTCCTAGCATTTGCATATTGGATAGTATTTCAGAAATGGATCTTTGGTTGAAGATTAGAACATTTAACCCTCGTTCAATGAGGTCTTTAGCAAGTTGGGATTGGATATCAGAAAAACCAATGACTAGGTCTGGTTCGAGGGCGGTTATTTTTTTCAGATTTCCACTGATAAAGGCAGAGACTTTTGTTTTTTCTTCCTTTGCCTTTGATGGTCTTTCCGTATAAACCGAAATTCCTACAATTCGCTTTTCTTCACCTAACAGATACAACATCTCTGTTGGTTCTTCGGTCAAACAAATGATTCTTTCTGGACCCATGGTTTAAGTTTCCAAAAAACGTGCTAAATCAGTTTGAGATCCAAACAAAACAATGATATCGTCTTCTTTGAGAACTGTGTTTCCATGAGGAATTCCTAAGATTTTTTCGCTTTTGGAATCAGAAACACGTTTGGCTTCTTTACTGATTGTGGGGCGTTTGATGGTGATTACATTGATATTGTATTTATGACGTAGGTCAGCTTCCGCAATTGTTTTATTGATGTAACCTTTGGGGACAGTCACTTCAACCACACTGTATTCATCAGAAAGTAAAAAACTAGAACGCATTCCAGAAAAGGATAATGTTTCTGCCATACTTCTTGCTGCTCTTTCTTCTGGATTAAAAAGATCTTTGATTCCAAGAAGTTCCAAAACTTTCATTTGTAATGGAGTTTGGTAACGTGCGTAAATATTTTTGACACCACATTTTTTTAAACTATCAGCGCAGATGATAGAAGTTTCAAAATCATCAGCAAGAGCAATGACAGCGTAATCCACATCAGCAATACCTTGCGATCGTAATGCATGTTCATCGGTGGCATCCAGGGTGACTGCAATGGTTACATAATCTTTGATGGAATCAATGATCATTGGGTCTTTATCAATGGCAATGACTTCATGCCCATCATCAAAAAGATAACGAACAAATAAATTTCCAAAACTTCCAATTCCAATGACCGCTATCTTTTTTCTTTGCATACCAAATTTAACCTACAACCACATATTCTTTCGGATATTCATACGAGATACGATCTACTTTTTTAGAGAGGGCAACAAGTAAGGTCAAAATTCCGACTCTTCCTACAAACATTACGGTACAAATGATGATTTTTCCATAATCACTTAAATGAGGAGTGAGATCACGGGTCAAACCAACAGTCCCGAAAGCAGACACCACTTCATAACATAAATCGATAAAATTTGCATTCTCTGTTAACAACAAACAAAAGATGGCAATAAATATCACAAATAAAGAAAGAACGATGGTTGCACTGGCTCTTGCAATTGATGAGTTGGCAATCGTTCGGTGGTCTATTTCCATTCTATCTTTTCCACGTATTTCGTTGGTAATGTTTAACAAAGAGATGGCAAAGGTTGTGGTTTTGATTCCACCTCCTGTGGAAACGGGAGAGGCACCCACCCACATCAAAAAGAAGGAAATAAAGGTAATGGGAAAACCCATTTGACTTAACTCTAATGTATTAAACCCGGCCGTCCTTGTGGTTACCGAATAAAACAAAGAATGAAAAATTTGTTCTGTAGTTGTGAGTCCTCTTAAACTTAAGTTTAACTCTAAAAAATAATAGGAAACCCAACCAAATAACAAAAGTGAACCGGTAGTCCAAAATACAAGTTTGGATGTGACAGACCATCGAAACTTATAATCAAAAGGATTAGAAAGTCTCGTTCGAATTTGAAATAAAACAGGAAATCCAAGTCCCCCAAGAATAATGAGAAACATAATTACAGATAAAAATCCTTCCGAATGTTTGAAGGCTTCTGTTGCAAGTCCATTCGGTAACAAACTAAAACCAGCATTACAGAATGCAGAAATAGAATGAAAGATAGAATAATATATTTTTTCGGACAAAGCTATGGGATAGTTAGAAGGAAAACTATAAAACAATAATAAAGCCCCGATCGATTCAATGACAAGTGTTTGTATGGTAATTTGTTTTAAAATTTCTTTAGCGCGACCCATTGTTTCTTCCGAAAGAAGGTCTTTGATCATCATTGTATCACTTACGGAAACTTTTCCGGCAAGAAAGATGGAAAAAAAACTGGTTAAGGTCATAAGACCAAGTCCACCCACTTGGATGAGAAGTAATACTACCAATTGACCGGTTAAAGTGAATTGACTCCCCAATGTAACAGTAGAAAGACCTGTCACACAAGTGGCACTGATTGTTGTGAACACAATATCAATGGAATTTACAGTTCCATTTGTAGATTTTGGGAAATGTAAAAAACAAATACCCAGTAGAATGATAAAGGCAAAAGAAGATACAAATACAATGGATGGATTTAATTTTTTAGAATTATTTTTTCTGGAAAGCCGAAAGAAATGTGCTAAATTGGAAAACAAAAACAAAACTTGGTTGGCTGATAAAAAGATGAGTGTGGTATCATCTCCAGAAATATGATAAGATTTTAAAACAGAAATTATATCTTTTTCATAGATAAATTCTAATCCTAACATAAGTAAAATGATAAGTTCTATTTTATGAAGAGAGATGTATTCCTTCCATCGTTTGTTTGTAAAAATTAAATGAATGGATTCATAAAAAATAAAAAATGATACGAGTGTTCGAATAGAAAAAGTAACATAGATCTTCCATGATTCTGAATAATAGAATCCAAAATCTAAAATCAAAATGGTAACAGATAAAAATCCAAATAAAATATATATGGTTCTTCCGATCCAACGAAAGTTTTCTATATAAACTTTTCGAATCTCATATCTTTGGGTATCTAAGTATTGAAAAAGGTGTGCTAAAAGAACGAAGAATCGTTTGAACTTCAAGGGAAAACTTCAGCTAGTTGTTTTTTCTTTTCGCGATGTTCTTCTAATCTTTGCCTATCTACATAGGCATTTGCTCCAGAAAGGCCTGTACTACCTGTAATTAGAATTCCACTTGCCAAAGCAGATTTTTGCATAGCTACAGGAAGTAGTGCCACTCCACCTGCAGAGGCAATCAATGCAAATGGTAAGGTTAAAAAGAAAATGATATATGCTCTGCGAAACTTAGTTTCTTCGTAAACAGCTTCTTCATCGAACTCTTCTTTTTGTTTTTTCTTTAACTCTTGTTTGGTTCTACTTTTTTGTAATTGGTTTTGGAGTGCTTGTTCGTTAATTTCGCCGGTTAATGGGTTAATCGGTGAGTTTTGTAAACCAGTCAAACTATATGGATTGGATGCAGTTTGGCTGGAATTGGCTGTGGTTCTGGAATTGGTTAAAGCACCTGCCCCAGGAATGGATTCAATTCCACTATATTGTGTTTTTACGTTTTTTGGGGTGGCAAGCGCTGGTGTTTCGAACTTCGGAGGAAGTGTAACATCTTGCAAAACATTGGATTCTGGATCCGATTTTGGAAGGTTCCTTAGGTCATAATTGTTTGTGTCATAAAATCCTTCTTTGGTTTGGCCAAGTAGTGGCCCCATCACCAAAGGAATTACAATCATTGGCACAAATATTTGGGAAAAAACCCGCATACATTCCAGTTTACCTTATCCGTATCAGGGTCAATCCAATTCACGACCAGAAAGTTTGGTGGATCTGTAAGAAAATGACTTTTCCCGGATGGATTCCAAATCTTTTTCGGAAACACCTGCCGTATGTGCATGTCCATATTCTTCTGACATAGTGGTTCCAAATAGTCCCGGATCATCGGAACCAATCGTTAACTTCAAATCATTTTGTAAGAACCTTGAGATGGGGTGATCAATATGTGATTCTAACATTCCAATATACAAATTTGAAGAAGGACAACATTCAATGACAGTATCTGTATTCGCTATAGTAGACATAACATAGTTTTGAAAGGTATGTAAGTATTGGGATTGTGTTTCATCAAAAGGAATTGTGAGAAGTTCGGAATCAGATTTGTTTTTTAGTTCGTTTCGTTTGCGTTCAAGTTCTTCTTTTGCATAGAACGGACCAAAACTTGTGATTTCATCATAAGAATCCAACTCACATTCGATTTGGTCTTTGGCTTCCGATACAAGTTCCGTTCTTTCATCCCCTAAAAAATAATCCGAATCAATTCCAAGAGCCAAAGCGTGACCGAGTCTATGTGCTCCATTCATTGCTGATTCTAAAACCCAACGAACGGCTGAAAAGGGAGTTTTGTCTCTAAAACTTTCACCAACATGATAGAGAATCGAAAGGGCAGTACTTGGACCTACTTTGTTGTCCTTAATTACAGATTGGAAAAAAGTTTTTTTGTCTTTAGGTGGATGTCCTTCTTCTATATGACAGAAATCAATTCCAACAAGACCATTACGTATGGCAGATTCTTTTTCCATCCAATTTTTCATCCAATCATAATGTTTCTCAAAATTGATATCTCTATGTAAGGACATCACAAGTTTTCCTTGGATGGATTTCCCTTCTTTTTTGGCGGATTCTTCTCCTCTTGAGAGTCCTTCCAAACAAGCCATAAGTTTTGTGTAAAAAATTTCTTTTGGTTCTTCCTTTCCAAACATCAAACGATATTCAGCATAACTAATATCTTCCAAACTATTAGATAACACAACATCGTGGGTTACTTCTGTAATTTCTCTTTCATCAAACTTAACTAAGGCGATGATAAGATTGAATTTTGCTTGGAAATGTAAAAATGGTGCCTTTTCTCGAAAGTGATAGAGTTTGGAAAAATCTTTCAGGTCTGCATAATCTTCGAAAAACGTTGAAGGTCGTATTTTTACTCCATACGCTTTTTCGTAGGAATCTAAATACAAATGCCAACGAGGGTCGGGGTTATTTTTTCCAATTCGGAACAAAGTTTCAGGGGGTAAACATCCATAAAGGTGGTTGTGTAGATCGCAATACATATAAGAATGACAAAACTATGCTTCACAAAATTAGACGCATCTTGCAGCCAACTAGATTGAATCAGAAAATTCTTGGATTAGCAATCCCAGTTTTTTTTGGAATGATCAGTTATACTGCCATCATGGTAGCAGACACTGCTATGGTGGGAAAATTGGGAGAGGTTCCTCTCGCCGCAGTTGGATTCGGAGGAATGGTTTATTTCTCTATATTTGCCTTCCTTATGGGTGGGTCCATGGCGGTTCAAATCATCGTCGCACGTCGATTTGGCGAAAAAAATGATAGAGGGGTAGGAATCACACTAATCAATTCTGTTTATTTATCCTTTGTTTTAGGAGCATTACTTTCCTATTTTGGATTCATTTACGCTCCAGAACTTATGGGTTGGATCGGAGATGATCCACAAGTGATTGAAGTAGCAGGTGTATATCTATCCTACCGATTTTTAGGAACCGTTCTCTTTTTTGTGGGATTCGCTTTGCGTGGATTCTTTGACGGAATTGGAATTGTGCAAGTGGGTATGATTTCTTCTATGTTAGCGGCGGTTACAAATATCTTTTTTAACTGGTTATTGATTTTCGGAAATTGGGGATTTCCGGCTTGGGGAGTTAAGGGTGCAGCGATCGCATCGAGTTTGTCTTCTATACCTTCCCTTCTTATCGTGGTATTTTATTTTTTCCGCAAAGATGTCATCAAATTCTTTCAGTATCAAATCTTTGCACCAAGTATCGCTACAATCAAAGAACTTTGTATGGTTGGGTTTGCACCAGCTGTTGAAGGAACACTCGTAAACTTTGCGTTTTCTGGATTTTATAAAATTGCAGGAATGATTAGCACAACCACTCTTGCTTCGGCTAGTGTTGTATTAACATGCCTTAGTTTGTCTTTTATGCCAGGTTTCTCTTTTGGAATTGCAGCCACGACCATTCTCGGTCAATCTATGGGTCAGGGAAAACTTCGTTTGGCTTATGAAGGAACCATGCGTTCGGCCACTTTTTCTGCGATTGTGATGGGAAGTATGGGGCTATTTTTTATTATCGGTGGCCCTTGGCTCATTGGTATGTTTACCGATGTTCCTGCGGTTGCAAAAGTAGCTTACCCTGCTCTTTGTATTGTTGCCCTCATCCAAGTGGGAGATGCCTATCATATGGTCATTGGTTCGGCACTTCGTAGCGCGGGAATGATGTACTATGTGATGTTTGTTTATCTCATCGTTTCCTTTCTGATTATGTTACCTTTGGCCTATTTACTCGGGATAGTCCTAGCATGGGGAAATTATGGAATCTGGTCTGCGTTTTTTATTTGGATTTTACTGATGGCAGTGCTTTTTGTCAGAAAATTTCGTAAGAAGGAGTGGGTGAACATACGAATTTAATAGAACGAGGGGAAAATGAAACGAACAGAATTAGAAAGGCAGGCCATCCAAAAATTTTTAAAGTCTGTGGATTTGTTCAAAAAACTTCCCCCTGCCGTTTTATTACGACTTTCTAACAATGTCCAAGAAAAACTAGTTCGAAGCCACGAAGCTCTCTATTACAAAGGAGAGTCTTCGGAATCGATTTATATTGTTAGATATGGTGAAATTCTTCTAGAAAACGTATCTGGCCAAAGTCATGTATATGTGGGTTCGGGCCAAGTGTTGGCTGAGAATTCACTCATCTCCAGTTCCAACCATTCCACTTCCGCCATTGCTGTGATTGATTCTCTTGTTTATGTTTTGAATGGAAAATTGTTTTTACAATTGGCATCTCAGGAAAAAGTTTTTGCACAAAACATCATTCAAATGATGGGATCTCGGATGCGAGAAAACTTAAACAGATCCAATCATCAAGACAGTTTTATCGGATTACGCAGGTTATGTGTTCATGTTCCTTTGGAACCTGAATACCATTTTGGTGAGAAAGTTAAATCGTTTATAGATGAATATGGTGAAGCCACCAAAAAACTTTCGTCTGCGATTCCCATTTCTACTTTTAAAGGAATGGACCCTACTCAAATTTCAGAGTATCTAACCAATCTTAGAAACAAAACTCCCTTACTTCATATTTATTTTGATGAATCCACATCCAGAATGGATTTACATTATTTGGTAGTTCAATCAGACTTCATTGTTTTTTGGGAAGATGAACCTGAAAAGTTCTATAAAGAAAAAGAGGAAATCATTCAATTTTGGAAAAGTCGAATTCGTAACTTCGAAGGTCGTGCCATTCGTATGATGGAAAGTGGGGTTCGTAAAAGTTATCTTCCTCAAGACCAATCTCTCAAAAACTTTTACCAAAAAGATACACTCGCAAGATACTTGGTCTCCAAAACGAGAGGACTGGCCTTAGGTGGTGGTGGCGCCAGAGCCCTTGCACATGTGGGGCTATTGAAAGTTTTACATAGAGAAGGAATCCATTTTGATTTTGTATCGGGTGCTTCTATGGGTGCTGTGATCGCTGCTTTGTATGCGAGAAAAAACTCTCCTGAAGAAATAGAAG contains:
- a CDS encoding energy transducer TonB → MNGTVVTHKRSKRERIHRFIDRYRIETGLAISAFLQAIIILFWFTPHLDTDSLDDLVEEVAFIDNVQIQEPSTDSKPTDGDFDLTDKEKEDKKEDPRIAGASDPIVSGATSPVDLSPNVRPEYTSDAKALGVTGTMTLEVIIGNTGEVLRVRSVGKQLGGGLEEEAIKVYRKKRFSPSILEGKAITVKVLVPIRFTLN
- a CDS encoding ExbD/TolR family protein codes for the protein MLRRKRVAPSVPVSSMADIAFLLLVFFMVTSVLDSDPDLPINLPDVPGGEQLNKKIANLYLTADEKRTVYFNSVKMELNEAMSEIRAKLSTTPDLKVLIHADQDLTYEELDSVFETLREIGALKVSLVTKTTQGGGLQGK
- a CDS encoding ExbD/TolR family protein; its protein translation is MIKLKKKQELEEISAASMSDIAFLLLVFFMVTAVFFVKEGLNISLPRKQSEPQPFLRKNVYEILVTQDRYKMRNTAFGTKEYSSLKEFRDDLNQMEIPDLKNKLALIVTTGDTKYAKMLDALSAVQLRGFEKISVRKKK
- a CDS encoding MotA/TolQ/ExbB proton channel family protein — its product is MKFSCNQTKAKVTLSFVIALITIFTIAGKLEAQTAPAAPTTESTQTAETPTETAAPVAEAPAEAPQKESEIGLVSLFLTGGWSMWPLLLSSIVAFGVILERIYFFFTAKLLRKGYNQDLQDAIDTSGMKGIEDFLKANEGQRITDVLKNGMEVSQNDPEIFASGIEREAGEVMTLLEKGLTVLSAVSTIAPLVGFLGTVSGMINAFDAIANADQVNAKVVAGGIKEALITTAAGLIVAIPAMTFYQYLQGRVAFFTSEVEEAANKIYKEYLKLKAGHKA
- a CDS encoding cobalamin-binding protein; protein product: MGPERIICLTEEPTEMLYLLGEEKRIVGISVYTERPSKAKEEKTKVSAFISGNLKKITALEPDLVIGFSDIQSQLAKDLIERGLNVLIFNQRSISEILSNMQMLGNLVGQAEKAKSLIEEWQNQITLWKQENESKTNKPKVFFQEWDEPIITGIQWVSEAIELAGGVDSFSHLKDRKLAKDRIITAEEVTDANPDIYVGSWCGKVMDWDWVRNKPEWQNISAIQNNKIFEMDPSIILQPGPALFLEGIPKLKEIFSSF
- a CDS encoding potassium channel family protein, producing the protein MQRKKIAVIGIGSFGNLFVRYLFDDGHEVIAIDKDPMIIDSIKDYVTIAVTLDATDEHALRSQGIADVDYAVIALADDFETSIICADSLKKCGVKNIYARYQTPLQMKVLELLGIKDLFNPEERAARSMAETLSFSGMRSSFLLSDEYSVVEVTVPKGYINKTIAEADLRHKYNINVITIKRPTISKEAKRVSDSKSEKILGIPHGNTVLKEDDIIVLFGSQTDLARFLET
- a CDS encoding TrkH family potassium uptake protein; its protein translation is MKFKRFFVLLAHLFQYLDTQRYEIRKVYIENFRWIGRTIYILFGFLSVTILILDFGFYYSESWKIYVTFSIRTLVSFFIFYESIHLIFTNKRWKEYISLHKIELIILLMLGLEFIYEKDIISVLKSYHISGDDTTLIFLSANQVLFLFSNLAHFFRLSRKNNSKKLNPSIVFVSSFAFIILLGICFLHFPKSTNGTVNSIDIVFTTISATCVTGLSTVTLGSQFTLTGQLVVLLLIQVGGLGLMTLTSFFSIFLAGKVSVSDTMMIKDLLSEETMGRAKEILKQITIQTLVIESIGALLLFYSFPSNYPIALSEKIYYSIFHSISAFCNAGFSLLPNGLATEAFKHSEGFLSVIMFLIILGGLGFPVLFQIRTRLSNPFDYKFRWSVTSKLVFWTTGSLLLFGWVSYYFLELNLSLRGLTTTEQIFHSLFYSVTTRTAGFNTLELSQMGFPITFISFFLMWVGASPVSTGGGIKTTTFAISLLNITNEIRGKDRMEIDHRTIANSSIARASATIVLSLFVIFIAIFCLLLTENANFIDLCYEVVSAFGTVGLTRDLTPHLSDYGKIIICTVMFVGRVGILTLLVALSKKVDRISYEYPKEYVVVG
- a CDS encoding adenosine deaminase, with the protein product MYCDLHNHLYGCLPPETLFRIGKNNPDPRWHLYLDSYEKAYGVKIRPSTFFEDYADLKDFSKLYHFREKAPFLHFQAKFNLIIALVKFDEREITEVTHDVVLSNSLEDISYAEYRLMFGKEEPKEIFYTKLMACLEGLSRGEESAKKEGKSIQGKLVMSLHRDINFEKHYDWMKNWMEKESAIRNGLVGIDFCHIEEGHPPKDKKTFFQSVIKDNKVGPSTALSILYHVGESFRDKTPFSAVRWVLESAMNGAHRLGHALALGIDSDYFLGDERTELVSEAKDQIECELDSYDEITSFGPFYAKEELERKRNELKNKSDSELLTIPFDETQSQYLHTFQNYVMSTIANTDTVIECCPSSNLYIGMLESHIDHPISRFLQNDLKLTIGSDDPGLFGTTMSEEYGHAHTAGVSEKDLESIREKSFSYRSTKLSGRELD
- a CDS encoding MATE family efflux transporter translates to MLHKIRRILQPTRLNQKILGLAIPVFFGMISYTAIMVADTAMVGKLGEVPLAAVGFGGMVYFSIFAFLMGGSMAVQIIVARRFGEKNDRGVGITLINSVYLSFVLGALLSYFGFIYAPELMGWIGDDPQVIEVAGVYLSYRFLGTVLFFVGFALRGFFDGIGIVQVGMISSMLAAVTNIFFNWLLIFGNWGFPAWGVKGAAIASSLSSIPSLLIVVFYFFRKDVIKFFQYQIFAPSIATIKELCMVGFAPAVEGTLVNFAFSGFYKIAGMISTTTLASASVVLTCLSLSFMPGFSFGIAATTILGQSMGQGKLRLAYEGTMRSATFSAIVMGSMGLFFIIGGPWLIGMFTDVPAVAKVAYPALCIVALIQVGDAYHMVIGSALRSAGMMYYVMFVYLIVSFLIMLPLAYLLGIVLAWGNYGIWSAFFIWILLMAVLFVRKFRKKEWVNIRI
- a CDS encoding patatin-like phospholipase family protein, which codes for MKRTELERQAIQKFLKSVDLFKKLPPAVLLRLSNNVQEKLVRSHEALYYKGESSESIYIVRYGEILLENVSGQSHVYVGSGQVLAENSLISSSNHSTSAIAVIDSLVYVLNGKLFLQLASQEKVFAQNIIQMMGSRMRENLNRSNHQDSFIGLRRLCVHVPLEPEYHFGEKVKSFIDEYGEATKKLSSAIPISTFKGMDPTQISEYLTNLRNKTPLLHIYFDESTSRMDLHYLVVQSDFIVFWEDEPEKFYKEKEEIIQFWKSRIRNFEGRAIRMMESGVRKSYLPQDQSLKNFYQKDTLARYLVSKTRGLALGGGGARALAHVGLLKVLHREGIHFDFVSGASMGAVIAALYARKNSPEEIEEMIKKFFGGLESAFDPTLPVVAFFKGKRMKRMLKKGFGDQRIEELPLPFATSAVDLQTGKEHIFDQGPITEALTSAMSLPGAFPPYQLGEKLLVDGGMINNVPENLIRTKGADVVMGINVSPMQEIVPVKLFEDRNTTEKGFFRYIWDTLKYPPILQIMTRTITLEGREITRLKRPKLDLFVHFHLEEFQLFDFARYQEIIDKGEQEAEANLAEIKQLFS